A region of Bacteroidota bacterium DNA encodes the following proteins:
- a CDS encoding efflux RND transporter periplasmic adaptor subunit, giving the protein MKKLIISSGIALQVFVTACSISGKEEAKGNETFQVMSPIIMDTVYVREYVADIHSLQNVEIRARIRGYIEAIYVDEGKPVKAGQFLFSISPKEYESDLLKAKALRKAAEVEVQSAKTLVDKNVISKTELELAQSKLEEAKANEALAALKLSYAQIKAPFDGIINRIPNKTGSLIDEGSLLTSISDNKQVFAYFNVSEKEYLDFTTMKDSANKNEVTLVLANNQVHKYKGTIETVDGEFDKATGNIAFRARFPNPNLVLKHGSSGKIQVKNELKNAMLVPQKSTFEVQEKTCVYIVNSKNEIEIKTFFPKLRLPYLYVVASGLLSTDKIIYEGVQRVKEGDKIISSPVSIEQALSDH; this is encoded by the coding sequence ATGAAAAAATTAATTATTAGTTCCGGTATTGCGCTGCAGGTATTTGTTACGGCTTGCTCTATATCAGGCAAGGAAGAAGCAAAGGGAAACGAAACCTTTCAGGTTATGTCCCCAATCATTATGGACACTGTTTATGTCCGTGAATATGTTGCAGACATCCACTCATTACAAAATGTGGAAATAAGAGCGAGAATCAGGGGCTACATAGAAGCAATCTATGTTGATGAAGGTAAACCTGTAAAAGCAGGACAATTTCTTTTCAGCATCAGTCCGAAAGAATATGAAAGCGATTTGCTGAAAGCCAAAGCCTTAAGAAAAGCGGCTGAGGTAGAAGTGCAAAGTGCAAAAACTTTGGTTGACAAAAATGTTATCTCTAAAACAGAATTGGAATTAGCGCAATCAAAATTGGAGGAAGCAAAAGCCAATGAAGCGCTGGCTGCTTTAAAGCTTTCATATGCCCAAATAAAAGCCCCCTTTGACGGGATCATTAATAGAATACCGAATAAAACAGGCAGTCTTATTGATGAAGGATCACTACTGACTTCTATCTCTGATAACAAACAGGTATTTGCATACTTCAATGTTTCAGAAAAAGAGTATTTGGATTTTACTACAATGAAAGATTCCGCCAACAAGAATGAAGTCACATTAGTATTAGCAAATAACCAGGTTCATAAATACAAAGGTACTATTGAAACTGTTGATGGAGAGTTTGACAAAGCAACCGGTAACATTGCATTCAGGGCGCGATTCCCTAATCCCAATCTTGTTTTGAAGCACGGATCAAGTGGGAAAATTCAGGTAAAGAACGAATTAAAAAATGCAATGCTGGTTCCCCAAAAATCAACTTTTGAAGTTCAGGAGAAAACATGTGTGTATATAGTAAACAGCAAGAATGAAATAGAGATAAAGACCTTTTTTCCAAAATTACGCTTACCGTATTTGTATGTTGTTGCATCGGGCTTATTGTCAACGGATAAAATTATTTATGAAGGTGTGCAGCGGGTAAAAGAAGGTGATAAAATAATTTCTTCACCTGTCTCTATTGAGCAAGCGCTTTCAGATCATTAA
- a CDS encoding HlyC/CorC family transporter — MEILVVIILTLINGFFALAEIALVSVKKSRIEHLASQGSARAKDILRLMENPENFLSSVQVGITLIGIIAGAYGGATLTVDLENVLASFTLLHPYTYNISLVIVIGGITYFTIVIGELVPKSIAMNNAEKIAMICVPVIKYFTMAAYPFVKLLSVSTQIILKIVGVNENKSENTSEEELRYILKVAGKQGVLETEESQVHQNLFYFTDQTAKSLMTRSSEVEWINYNHDKQTIFKQLEESVHSKFVVGDGSIEKVKGVITIKDFFENYNAENFKLDDVISIPVYIAESTPAFKILNIFKREKQYIGVVIDEFQFIKGIVTLHDLFEAIVGNLPDEDETDELNIFKRADGSFLIKGSAPIYEINQYFQQVIIEDNTHHYTTISGFILNQLQTIPNVGAVVNHGNFQFEIMDMDGVRIDKILMVRIK, encoded by the coding sequence GTGGAAATACTTGTAGTAATTATTCTGACCTTAATAAATGGCTTTTTTGCTTTGGCTGAAATAGCATTAGTCTCGGTAAAAAAAAGCCGTATCGAACATCTTGCTTCGCAAGGAAGTGCCAGGGCAAAGGACATTTTACGGCTGATGGAAAACCCGGAAAATTTCTTATCATCTGTTCAGGTTGGAATAACCTTGATCGGCATTATTGCGGGTGCTTATGGAGGCGCCACACTTACGGTCGATTTGGAAAATGTTTTGGCATCCTTTACCCTCCTTCATCCATATACGTACAATATATCATTGGTAATTGTAATCGGCGGCATTACCTATTTTACCATTGTAATCGGCGAATTGGTTCCCAAATCCATCGCGATGAATAATGCCGAAAAAATAGCAATGATTTGTGTGCCTGTTATAAAATATTTTACCATGGCTGCTTATCCTTTTGTAAAACTACTGTCTGTCTCAACCCAGATCATTTTAAAAATAGTTGGTGTTAATGAAAACAAAAGCGAAAACACAAGTGAGGAAGAATTGCGTTACATATTAAAAGTGGCAGGAAAGCAAGGCGTATTGGAAACAGAAGAAAGTCAGGTTCACCAAAACCTGTTTTACTTCACTGATCAAACAGCAAAATCGCTCATGACGCGCAGTTCGGAAGTTGAATGGATTAATTATAACCACGACAAGCAAACCATTTTCAAACAATTGGAGGAAAGTGTACACTCTAAGTTTGTTGTGGGCGATGGCTCAATTGAAAAAGTAAAGGGAGTAATTACGATAAAGGATTTTTTCGAAAACTACAACGCTGAGAACTTTAAGTTGGACGATGTTATAAGTATCCCTGTTTATATTGCCGAAAGCACTCCTGCCTTTAAAATTTTAAACATTTTCAAGCGTGAAAAGCAGTATATAGGTGTTGTCATTGATGAGTTTCAATTCATTAAGGGTATAGTAACCTTACATGATCTGTTTGAAGCGATAGTTGGAAATTTGCCTGATGAAGATGAAACAGATGAACTTAACATATTTAAAAGAGCGGACGGCTCATTTTTGATAAAGGGGAGCGCGCCGATATATGAGATCAATCAATATTTTCAGCAAGTGATCATTGAAGATAATACCCATCATTATACAACCATTTCCGGGTTTATTTTAAATCAGTTGCAAACCATTCCAAATGTAGGCGCTGTAGTTAATCACGGCAATTTTCAATTTGAAATTATGGATATGGATGGAGTGAGAATTGATAAGATTTTGATGGTTAGAATTAAGTAA
- the lpdA gene encoding dihydrolipoyl dehydrogenase, with protein sequence MDKFDVTVIGSGPGGYIAAIRCAQVGMKVAIVERYATLGGTCLNVGCIPSKALLDSSEHYHNATHNFTAHGIDMKDIKVNLAQMIKRKGEVVKATTDGINYLMKKNKITVYNGHGSFVNKSIIEIIKANGTKEQIETTKVIIATGSKPASLPGITIDKKRVITSTEVLNLTEVPKHMVIIGGGVIGLELGSVYARLGAKISVVEFTDSLIGTMDKALGKELQKVLKKEGFEFYFRHKVTGAANNGKEVVVSADNEKGEKVGLKGDYCLVSVGRKPYTENLGLDKAGVKVDNKGRVEVDDHLQTNVPGIFAIGDVVKGAMLAHKAEEEGVFVAEIMAGQKPHINYNLIPGVVYTWPEVAAVGFTEEQLKEQGKKYKQGSYPFKASGRARASMDTDGFIKVLADSETDEILGVHMIGPRAADMIAEAVVAMEYRASAEDISRISHAHPTYTEAFKEACLDATDKRALNM encoded by the coding sequence ATGGACAAATTTGATGTAACCGTTATTGGTTCCGGTCCCGGAGGCTATATTGCCGCGATTCGCTGCGCTCAAGTGGGAATGAAAGTGGCCATCGTTGAACGGTATGCCACACTTGGCGGTACCTGCTTAAATGTAGGCTGTATCCCTTCAAAAGCCCTTCTTGATTCCTCTGAACATTACCACAATGCAACACATAACTTTACTGCACATGGTATTGATATGAAGGATATTAAGGTTAACCTGGCACAGATGATCAAGCGTAAAGGTGAAGTTGTAAAGGCCACTACTGATGGTATCAATTACCTGATGAAAAAAAATAAGATCACAGTATATAACGGACATGGTTCATTTGTAAATAAAAGCATCATTGAGATAATTAAGGCAAACGGAACAAAAGAACAGATAGAAACAACTAAAGTCATTATTGCAACCGGCTCCAAGCCGGCTTCTTTGCCGGGAATTACTATTGATAAAAAAAGAGTGATCACTTCAACAGAAGTACTCAATTTGACCGAAGTTCCTAAACACATGGTAATTATTGGCGGCGGTGTTATTGGCCTGGAGTTGGGTTCTGTTTATGCACGTCTGGGTGCAAAGATCTCTGTCGTTGAATTTACGGATTCATTGATAGGTACCATGGATAAGGCACTGGGTAAGGAATTACAGAAGGTATTGAAAAAGGAAGGCTTTGAATTTTACTTCAGGCACAAAGTAACCGGAGCAGCTAATAACGGGAAAGAGGTTGTTGTTTCCGCTGATAATGAAAAGGGAGAGAAGGTCGGATTGAAAGGGGACTACTGTCTTGTTTCTGTCGGGCGTAAACCTTATACCGAAAATCTTGGTTTGGATAAGGCGGGAGTAAAGGTAGATAACAAGGGTAGGGTGGAAGTGGACGATCATTTGCAAACCAATGTGCCGGGCATCTTTGCAATAGGCGATGTAGTAAAAGGTGCCATGCTTGCTCATAAGGCTGAAGAAGAAGGTGTATTTGTTGCCGAAATAATGGCCGGACAGAAGCCGCACATTAACTATAATTTAATTCCCGGCGTGGTTTACACCTGGCCTGAAGTAGCAGCTGTTGGTTTTACAGAAGAGCAATTAAAAGAGCAGGGAAAAAAATACAAACAAGGTTCATACCCTTTCAAGGCCAGCGGCCGTGCGCGTGCGAGTATGGATACAGACGGATTTATTAAAGTACTTGCCGATTCTGAAACGGACGAAATTCTTGGCGTACACATGATCGGTCCCCGCGCTGCTGATATGATCGCCGAAGCTGTTGTTGCAATGGAGTACCGTGCTTCTGCCGAAGATATTTCACGTATAAGCCACGCGCATCCCACTTATACGGAAGCATTTAAAGAAGCCTGTTTGGATGCAACGGATAAAAGGGCATTGAATATGTAG
- a CDS encoding efflux RND transporter permease subunit codes for MFSRFIHRPVLSIVISLLIALLGLLALTQLPMAQFPGIAPPEVNVTIEYTGANAETVTKAAIVPLERAINGVPGMKYMSSDAGNDGVGVVQVIFEVGTNPDVAAVNVQNRVAAVMGELPAEVIRNGVKIAKEENAMLMYLNIYSSDTALQEKFLYNFTDINILAELKRIDGVGYADILGAKEYAMRVWLKPDKMLAYNVSTGDVLEALKEQNIEAAPGKVGESTDKEAQSLQYAIKYTGKFNTKEQYENVPIRANDRGEILRIRDIADVEFGTIYFDVEAKLNGKPAASVMLKQLPGSNASQVISRIKKRLEEIKESTFFKGMDYEVSYDVSRFLDASVQEVVRTLVEAFILVSLVVFVFLQDLRSTIIPAIAVPVSLIGTLFFMQLMGFSLNLITLFALVLAIGIVVDNAIVVIEAVHAKMEKSNIGARKATEQAMKEISGAIIAITLVMSAVFVPVAFMSGPSGIFYRQFSLTMAVSIVLSGLVALTLTPALCALLLKNPHVEHKKTTWLTAFFNGFNNWYGNLSGKYQKMLAVIANRRLITFSILLFFCVGTRFLGRFLSSGFIPNEDQGTFYASITTPSGATLERTKAVVNEVQKICESIDVIESASSLAGTNILSDGTGATYGTCLINLKSWDDRKESVDDIIALLGEKTNHIKDAKIEFFPPPAVLGYGNASGFELRLLDKTGSGDFKQMEAAVKQFIVDLKSRPEIASAFTIFDASYPQYMLHFDNDMAAKKGVTVNNAMGTLQTMLGSEYATNFIRFGQMYKVMVQALPQYRAKPDDILKLTVKNDKDELVPLSAFISIERVYGVDQITRYNMYPSAELNGEANEGYSSGSTIKAIQEVAKTKLPKGYDIDWAGITRDEVQAGNEAVYIFLICLLFVYLLLSAQYESFLLPLPVILSLPTGVFGAFLFLLMMGLENNIYAQVAMIMLIGLLGKNAILIVEFASMRHREGSTPLQAAIEGATVRLRPILMTSFAFISGLIPLMFASGAGAVGNKTIGSAAAGGMLFGTVFGVIIIPGLYVVFATLAEKLSMRRTKEEKPFTEDI; via the coding sequence ATGTTTTCAAGATTTATTCATAGGCCTGTTTTATCAATTGTAATATCATTACTCATTGCACTATTGGGACTATTAGCGTTAACACAATTACCAATGGCGCAATTTCCAGGCATTGCACCACCCGAAGTAAATGTTACTATCGAATATACAGGAGCCAACGCAGAAACCGTAACCAAAGCGGCAATTGTTCCTTTGGAACGGGCCATTAACGGTGTGCCGGGTATGAAATACATGTCGTCTGATGCAGGGAATGATGGAGTTGGGGTCGTTCAGGTAATTTTTGAAGTAGGTACAAATCCGGATGTAGCTGCGGTGAATGTGCAAAACAGAGTTGCAGCAGTGATGGGAGAATTACCTGCGGAGGTGATCCGAAATGGAGTAAAAATTGCCAAAGAAGAAAACGCAATGTTGATGTATCTCAACATCTATAGTTCCGATACAGCCTTACAGGAAAAATTTCTGTACAATTTTACGGACATAAATATTTTAGCGGAATTAAAGCGTATTGATGGCGTTGGTTATGCTGATATTTTGGGTGCAAAAGAATACGCTATGCGCGTTTGGCTAAAACCGGACAAAATGTTGGCGTATAATGTTTCTACAGGGGACGTTCTTGAAGCACTAAAAGAACAAAATATTGAAGCGGCTCCGGGAAAAGTAGGTGAAAGCACTGATAAAGAAGCACAATCTTTACAGTATGCAATTAAATACACCGGAAAATTTAACACAAAAGAACAATATGAAAATGTTCCCATTCGTGCTAATGATAGGGGTGAAATATTGCGGATTAGGGACATCGCAGACGTTGAATTTGGTACTATTTATTTTGATGTGGAAGCTAAATTAAATGGTAAACCTGCCGCATCTGTGATGCTGAAACAATTGCCGGGCTCTAATGCGAGCCAGGTGATCAGTAGGATCAAAAAACGTCTGGAGGAAATTAAAGAATCTACTTTCTTTAAAGGAATGGATTATGAGGTGAGTTATGACGTGTCTCGTTTCCTTGATGCATCTGTTCAGGAGGTTGTTAGAACGTTAGTTGAAGCATTCATATTGGTTTCATTAGTGGTGTTTGTTTTTCTGCAGGATCTTCGCTCAACAATAATCCCTGCCATTGCTGTTCCTGTTTCACTTATAGGAACTTTATTTTTCATGCAACTAATGGGGTTTTCTTTAAACCTGATTACACTCTTTGCGCTTGTGCTTGCAATTGGCATTGTGGTAGATAATGCCATTGTGGTGATAGAAGCTGTCCACGCTAAAATGGAAAAATCAAACATCGGGGCACGAAAAGCAACAGAACAGGCAATGAAAGAAATCAGCGGAGCGATCATTGCAATTACACTTGTAATGTCGGCAGTATTTGTTCCTGTAGCATTTATGTCAGGCCCATCAGGAATATTTTACCGTCAGTTTTCTTTAACAATGGCTGTTTCTATTGTGCTTTCAGGCCTTGTGGCGCTAACACTCACCCCTGCACTTTGCGCATTGCTGCTAAAAAATCCTCATGTTGAACATAAAAAAACAACATGGCTTACAGCGTTTTTTAATGGATTTAACAATTGGTATGGCAATCTTTCGGGTAAGTACCAAAAGATGCTTGCTGTAATTGCTAACCGCAGGCTAATTACATTCTCCATCCTGTTATTCTTTTGTGTTGGAACGAGATTTTTGGGCAGGTTTTTATCATCGGGGTTTATTCCGAACGAAGATCAGGGTACATTTTACGCAAGTATAACCACTCCATCGGGCGCTACTCTTGAACGAACAAAAGCAGTAGTAAACGAAGTACAAAAAATATGCGAATCAATAGATGTAATTGAATCGGCATCCTCGTTGGCCGGAACAAACATTTTATCAGATGGTACAGGAGCAACTTACGGCACTTGTTTAATTAACCTGAAAAGTTGGGATGACAGAAAAGAATCGGTAGATGATATTATCGCACTGTTAGGAGAAAAAACAAATCATATTAAAGATGCTAAAATTGAATTCTTTCCTCCTCCGGCCGTTCTCGGATATGGCAACGCAAGCGGTTTTGAGTTACGATTATTGGATAAAACAGGCAGTGGCGATTTTAAACAAATGGAAGCAGCCGTTAAGCAATTTATTGTCGACTTAAAATCCCGTCCTGAAATAGCGAGTGCCTTTACAATTTTTGATGCCAGTTACCCACAGTATATGCTGCATTTTGATAACGATATGGCCGCTAAAAAAGGCGTTACTGTTAATAATGCAATGGGTACTTTACAAACTATGTTAGGCAGTGAATATGCTACCAACTTTATCCGCTTCGGGCAAATGTATAAAGTGATGGTACAGGCTTTGCCGCAATACAGAGCAAAACCTGATGACATTTTAAAGCTAACAGTTAAGAACGACAAGGATGAACTGGTTCCTTTATCTGCATTCATTAGCATTGAACGTGTATATGGGGTGGATCAGATTACGCGTTATAATATGTACCCCTCTGCCGAATTGAACGGAGAAGCGAACGAAGGTTACAGCAGCGGAAGCACTATTAAAGCCATACAGGAAGTTGCAAAAACTAAATTGCCTAAAGGATATGACATTGATTGGGCGGGTATAACAAGAGATGAAGTTCAAGCGGGGAATGAGGCAGTATATATCTTTTTGATTTGTTTATTATTTGTGTATTTATTATTATCTGCGCAATACGAAAGTTTTCTTTTACCGCTCCCTGTTATCTTATCCCTGCCAACAGGGGTGTTCGGTGCATTTCTGTTTCTTTTAATGATGGGATTGGAAAATAACATTTACGCGCAAGTAGCAATGATCATGCTCATTGGTCTATTGGGCAAGAATGCTATCCTTATAGTTGAGTTCGCTTCCATGAGACACAGGGAAGGATCAACGCCATTACAAGCAGCCATTGAAGGTGCAACAGTGAGGTTACGACCTATTCTTATGACGTCATTCGCATTCATTTCAGGGTTAATCCCGTTGATGTTTGCAAGCGGTGCAGGCGCGGTGGGGAATAAAACTATTGGTTCGGCAGCAGCAGGCGGTATGCTATTCGGAACTGTTTTCGGTGTAATTATAATTCCCGGACTCTATGTTGTATTTGCAACACTTGCCGAAAAATTATCAATGAGAAGAACAAAAGAAGAAAAACCATTTACTGAGGATATCTGA
- a CDS encoding efflux transporter outer membrane subunit, giving the protein MKEIRTIFFGFVAVCFLLISCKTAKITETNNIKAVPTSFMGVMDSSNSAGINWKEYFSDGNLIALIDTALVNNLDVLMSLQKIEVAGGNARLSRGALWPVLSGNISTAQRKYGLYTMDGAGNITTEITPGKIVPTHLPDHYLGLQTSWEIDVWGKLRNKRKAALARYLESIEGKNWLITNLITGISTAYYELLELDNQLEIIRETIKLQQTAIDIVNAQREAGTANELAVKQFKAELLNTKALEFETLQQITEFENKINFLLGRYPQTVNRDGTELNKALSQNIKIGIPSDLLKNRPDIREAEYELLASKADVKSAKLAFYPSLNIAGSMGFQAFNSTFLFTSPQSIAYTLLGNLTAPLINRSAIQAEFKTAKANQLNALYNYQKTIINGYVEVYNELANIKSLEQINEIKTEQAEILIQSIETSTDLFKTGRANYLEVLNAQQKALQTKLELVNTKKRQYNATVNIYKALGGGWR; this is encoded by the coding sequence ATGAAGGAAATAAGAACAATATTCTTTGGTTTTGTGGCAGTTTGTTTTCTGTTAATAAGTTGTAAAACCGCAAAAATAACAGAGACCAATAATATAAAAGCTGTCCCAACATCCTTTATGGGAGTAATGGATTCTTCCAATTCTGCCGGCATTAATTGGAAGGAATACTTTTCGGATGGTAATTTGATCGCGCTTATTGACACGGCTCTTGTCAATAATTTGGATGTATTAATGAGCCTTCAGAAAATTGAGGTAGCCGGGGGCAATGCGCGATTGAGCCGTGGAGCCTTATGGCCTGTTTTATCTGGTAATATTTCAACAGCTCAGAGAAAGTATGGATTATATACAATGGATGGTGCCGGAAATATCACAACCGAAATAACACCCGGTAAAATTGTTCCTACACATCTTCCCGATCATTATTTGGGATTGCAAACCTCATGGGAGATAGATGTTTGGGGTAAACTACGCAATAAAAGGAAAGCAGCTTTGGCACGCTATTTAGAAAGTATAGAAGGAAAAAATTGGCTAATTACAAATTTAATAACCGGGATCAGTACCGCTTATTATGAATTGCTCGAATTAGATAACCAATTAGAGATTATCAGAGAAACAATCAAACTGCAACAAACCGCCATTGATATTGTTAATGCACAGCGAGAAGCGGGAACAGCAAATGAGTTAGCCGTAAAGCAATTTAAAGCAGAACTGTTAAACACAAAAGCATTAGAGTTTGAAACACTACAACAGATTACTGAGTTCGAAAACAAAATTAATTTTCTGTTAGGCAGATACCCGCAAACAGTAAACAGAGACGGAACAGAATTAAACAAAGCCCTCTCACAAAATATTAAAATCGGCATCCCTTCAGACCTCTTAAAAAACAGACCCGATATTCGTGAAGCTGAATACGAATTATTAGCTTCAAAAGCAGATGTAAAATCAGCAAAGCTGGCTTTTTATCCATCCTTAAACATAGCTGGATCAATGGGATTTCAGGCATTTAATAGCACGTTTTTATTTACTTCTCCGCAATCAATAGCATACACATTATTAGGTAATTTAACCGCACCACTGATTAACAGAAGTGCAATACAGGCAGAATTCAAAACAGCCAAAGCCAATCAACTCAATGCACTGTATAATTACCAGAAAACCATTATCAATGGCTATGTTGAAGTGTATAATGAATTAGCCAACATTAAAAGCCTCGAACAGATAAATGAAATCAAAACAGAACAAGCAGAAATTTTGATCCAATCAATAGAAACATCTACCGACCTGTTTAAAACCGGACGTGCAAATTATCTCGAAGTTTTAAACGCACAACAAAAAGCCCTTCAAACTAAACTCGAGCTTGTAAATACAAAAAAACGACAATACAACGCCACAGTAAATATTTACAAAGCACTAGGTGGCGGCTGGAGATGA
- a CDS encoding four helix bundle protein, producing MSFNSFEELAAWQEARKIRVKISKLTKAFPPEEKYKLTDQILRSSRSPTANIAEGYGRFHHQENIQFCRIARASLNETIDHLICAFDEEYISIELLNEFRKEIANCIKILNGYIAYLKKTKDGN from the coding sequence ATGAGTTTTAATAGTTTCGAAGAATTAGCCGCTTGGCAGGAAGCAAGGAAAATCAGAGTTAAAATTTCTAAACTGACAAAAGCATTTCCGCCTGAAGAAAAATACAAACTTACTGATCAGATTTTGCGTTCTTCCCGTTCGCCGACAGCTAATATTGCTGAAGGTTACGGAAGGTTTCATCACCAGGAAAATATTCAATTTTGCCGAATTGCCCGTGCTTCTTTAAATGAAACGATCGATCACCTGATTTGTGCTTTTGATGAAGAATATATTTCCATTGAACTTTTGAATGAGTTTCGTAAAGAAATAGCTAATTGTATTAAAATTCTTAACGGATATATAGCGTACCTTAAAAAAACAAAAGATGGCAACTAA
- the lnt gene encoding apolipoprotein N-acyltransferase, which produces MNRRRIVLYLLLSVLLLSIAWPTYGFAPFLFVGFVPLLLIENEFFKNQVKHKVSQLFLYSFLCFVLWNLSVSWWVYFASGGGAAMAILANALLMTMVFTIAHVVKKKLSHLFKSRFVLWIIDYNLIFLFCWIAFEYLHHDWDLTYPWLTLGNGLAANYKLIQWYEYTGIFGGSLWVLLINVFVANIVIRVSHQKKYTIGKISGLVALVVFPIVLSVFLYNDRSVGNGPQIKVVAVQPNIDPYNEKFSGNHSEQLSKMLALGRSQLDSATDYLVFPETALTENIWENNLEYVNSIKELQKFLKEYPKLTIIIGASTARSYKAGETFSVTAQKFKDSDEYYDNYNTAFQLDNTGLVQVYHKSKLVPGVERMPFPGLMKPFEKLAIELGGTTGSLGTQNERTVFVSGKSVKIAPIICYESIYGEFVSGYVKNGAQALFIITNDGWWDDTPGYRQHLVYGRQRAIETRRCIARSANTGISCFINERGDIAEATPWWQPAVIKSTVTLNDEFTFYTKYGDYIGRLALYISAAFILLAFLGRFVISKKS; this is translated from the coding sequence ATGAATAGAAGGAGAATAGTTTTATATCTGTTGCTAAGTGTGTTGTTATTAAGCATCGCCTGGCCCACATACGGCTTTGCGCCGTTTCTGTTTGTAGGTTTTGTTCCTCTGTTGCTTATTGAGAATGAGTTTTTTAAAAATCAGGTAAAACATAAAGTCTCACAGCTGTTTTTATACAGTTTCCTTTGCTTTGTTTTGTGGAATCTCTCTGTGAGCTGGTGGGTGTATTTTGCTTCCGGCGGCGGAGCCGCTATGGCGATATTGGCCAATGCCCTGCTTATGACAATGGTTTTTACAATAGCACATGTTGTAAAGAAAAAATTAAGCCATTTATTTAAATCCCGATTTGTCCTTTGGATAATAGATTATAACCTGATTTTTTTATTCTGTTGGATAGCTTTTGAATACCTGCACCACGATTGGGATCTTACTTACCCCTGGCTTACCCTTGGAAATGGCCTGGCAGCAAATTATAAACTTATTCAGTGGTATGAATACACAGGTATATTTGGCGGATCTCTTTGGGTATTACTTATAAATGTTTTTGTTGCAAATATTGTCATCCGGGTATCACATCAAAAAAAGTACACAATAGGCAAAATAAGCGGACTGGTGGCATTGGTTGTTTTCCCTATTGTATTGTCTGTCTTTCTTTATAATGACCGTTCTGTCGGCAATGGCCCCCAAATAAAGGTAGTGGCAGTACAGCCCAATATTGATCCCTACAATGAAAAATTCAGCGGAAACCATTCGGAACAGTTGAGCAAAATGCTGGCCTTGGGTCGTTCACAATTGGACAGCGCAACGGATTATTTAGTGTTCCCCGAAACAGCCCTGACCGAAAATATATGGGAAAACAACCTGGAGTATGTGAACAGTATAAAAGAGCTTCAGAAATTCTTAAAGGAGTACCCGAAATTGACGATAATCATTGGTGCAAGTACTGCCAGGTCATATAAAGCAGGAGAAACCTTTTCAGTAACAGCACAGAAATTCAAGGATAGCGATGAGTATTATGATAATTATAATACCGCATTTCAACTGGATAATACCGGACTGGTGCAGGTTTATCATAAATCGAAATTGGTACCCGGAGTTGAACGCATGCCGTTCCCGGGCTTAATGAAGCCGTTTGAAAAGCTCGCGATAGAACTAGGCGGAACTACAGGTAGTCTTGGTACGCAAAACGAACGGACGGTTTTTGTTTCAGGTAAGTCTGTTAAAATTGCTCCAATTATTTGTTATGAATCCATTTACGGCGAATTTGTAAGTGGTTATGTGAAAAACGGGGCGCAGGCTCTTTTCATCATTACAAACGACGGTTGGTGGGACGACACTCCTGGTTACAGGCAGCATTTAGTTTATGGGAGGCAGCGGGCAATAGAAACGAGGCGATGTATTGCGCGTTCGGCTAACACAGGAATATCGTGCTTTATTAATGAGCGGGGCGATATTGCAGAAGCAACGCCCTGGTGGCAGCCTGCTGTAATAAAAAGCACTGTCACATTAAATGATGAGTTTACCTTTTATACAAAATATGGCGATTATATTGGCCGTCTCGCATTATATATTTCAGCGGCTTTCATATTATTGGCCTTCCTTGGCCGATTTGTCATCTCCAAAAAGTCGTAA